A window of the Juglans microcarpa x Juglans regia isolate MS1-56 chromosome 5D, Jm3101_v1.0, whole genome shotgun sequence genome harbors these coding sequences:
- the LOC121265784 gene encoding uncharacterized protein LOC121265784 — protein sequence MEYSRLFRLLESYELASSQRLNLDKSSIFFISNTKQVVKDIILTTVGIQASKSYESYLGLPSYVGKKKSKAFNSILNKIRSRIRNWKVKLLSQAGNEILLKAVIQAIPNYNMRIFKIPKAILKEINSIMQKFWWGQMGDQSKIH from the coding sequence ATGGAGTATAGCAGGCTTTTTAGGCTACTAGAATCTTATGAACTTGCATCTAGTCAGAGGTTGAATCTGGACAaatcttcaatctttttcattaGCAACACCAAACAAGTAGTTAAGGATATTATTCTTACTACAGTAGGGATCCAAGCCTCTAAGTCCTATGAGAGTTATTTGGGCTTACCTTCATACGTTGgtaaaaagaaatctaaagcCTTCAATTCTATCTTGAACAAGATCAGGAGTAGAATCAGGAATTGGAAGGTTAAATTGTTGTCACAAGCTGGAAATGAGATATTGCTCAAGGCTGTAATTCAGGCTATCCCCAATTACAACATGAGAATCTTTAAAATTCCAAAGGCTATTCTTAAGGAGATCAATAGCATTATGCAgaagttttggtggggacaaatGGGAGACCAATCAAAgattcattga